The following proteins are encoded in a genomic region of Triticum dicoccoides isolate Atlit2015 ecotype Zavitan chromosome 1B, WEW_v2.0, whole genome shotgun sequence:
- the LOC119348901 gene encoding helicase and polymerase-containing protein TEBICHI-like yields the protein MASGSSRVHVDQFFAVKKRRPSSQHGSPGAAKGSLAGYLVRSPPAAAAAAAASSAALAGSPSGARRSLAASMNADIANSAAAMNVDAGDSAAAAEAPDYGDDLEMKRFTMEFLSHYCSDIPSVMMPDAGKGEPDKQQKRSAVNSFLAPCGDRSAKKQCVSRCGAAEVARVKDSGDNMPFRCVSNHGASEHLEGLHEGPNLSGEGFAALQRSSFTPYAAQKMAGFSAAPGETPKSASSLISPGEDFWNAAMEFADDVSAMAGKGPRRRHCDAAEDKSSCAVALGSKTLPRSGNEEFNCENTVGSNPMKQIDTFSNAIELAAANRQHKNNSPLPVKHLDFFHEDAIQVSGLEGKEKGDTVPGSAQVNQGRPKDSSFHRTENLMHSVNNMKAITSNPDNDSPVMIPGEGLFKSKTAGMGHSIDAGGRGSCMIKSDLNQPTHGEIKSLAANSNSCKPNRDSKSKFASQRVEACTPTSSVPLKDHSKLSSWLPHELCAIYMKKGIPQLYPWQVECLLVDGVLENRNLVYCASTSAGKSFVAEVLMLRRILSSQKIAILVLPYVSLCAEKAEHLEQLLAPLGKHVRSYYGNQGGGSLPKDTSVAVCTIEKANSLVNKLLEDGRLSELGIIVIDELHMVGDQHRGYLLELMLTKLRYAAGEGNSESSSGETSGSSSGKAGTTHGLQIIGMSATMPNVAAVADWLQAALYQTAFRPVPLEEFIKVGNKIFDKDMNIVCVLPKIADIGGKDPDHIVELCNEVVLEGHSVLLFCSSRKGCESTAKHIAKYLKVANVSSKDVGSEFRDAASAVEALKRCPAGLDPVLEETLPFGVAYHHAGLTVEERDIVETCYRKGLVRVLTATSTLAAGVNLPARRVIFRQPRIGRDFIDGTRYRQMAGRAGRTGIDTKGESILVCRPEEVKRITGIVRSDCPPLQSCLSEDKNGMTHAIMEVVAGGIVQTASDIHRYVRCTLLNSTKSFDDVVKSAQDSLRWLCHKRFVEWNNDTKIYSTTPLGRASFGSSLNPEESLVVLDDLSRAREGFVLASDLHLVYLVTPINVEVEPDWELYYERFMQLSSLEQSVGNRVGVTEPFLMHMAHGAAMPIRGRPKKNTSGGSGANTLINDQSLRVSKRFYVALMISRLAQEIPVTDVCESFKVARGTIQALQENAGRFASMVSAFCQRLGWQDLEGLVAKFQNRVSFGVRAEIAELTTIPFVKGSRARALYNSGLRTPVTIAEASIPEIAKALFENSWSGQDDSGLRRMQFGIAKKIKNGARRIVLEEAEAARVAAFSAFKSLGVEVPQFTTPLLPASEEDSPPRDVMVFPGAGHAKCQESVLGARVGDERNICSDYVAQRASTVIVEEDLHPVSSIHIKESQGIANSVNIASMQEASPLSTTPSRNVADRGPVNAHNFPGGFDGFLDQWSSVNEFSFDLHFVKRSSKLSLTIFEILGLAVCWENSPVYYCNFPKDLTPTGNNDSVELWEGFRRRWSRIVGIMQQKSVKKTTWNLKIQIQALKSPCISCQRLARLHLNPKTLNNIEVLDTTYVLLPPISVYNGLDICLVAWILWPDEESKTVPNLEKLVKRRLPSEAAAAANRDGRWRNQMHKAAHNGCCRRAAQTRALGSVLMKLLVSQNLSDLIETVEGPLVNVLADMELWGIGADMDACLRARHIIITKLKELDKEAYKLAGKSFSLNANADVADILFTHLKLPVPKGCEKGKLHPSTDKQCLDNLRDLHPIVSVIKEHRTLAKLLNGTLGSICSRAKLCIQSQRYIIHGNWLQTSTATGRLSMEEPNLQSVEHVVDFTTGKNDKDFTSMSMVDHHEINAREFFVPTQDNWLLVTADYSQIELRFMAHFSKDPVLIELLSKPDVDVFTMIASRWSGKEESLVSSKDRDNTKRFIYGILYGMGANSLAEQLECSPAEAAQKIQSFKRFFPGVSSWLQQAVASCRQKGYIETLMGRRRFLSKITAGNSREKAQAQRQAVNSICQGSAADIIKVAMLKVHSVITNGSNTVDSMDGLMHNFSQIRGRCHLLLQVHDELVLEVDPSMVAEAVNLLQISMETAASLLVPLRAKVKVGKTWGSLQPFQREP from the exons ATGGCGTCGGGCTCCTCCCGAGTTCACGTCGACCAG TTCTTCGCGGTCAAGAAGCGGCGGCCCTCGTCGCAGCATGGGAGCCCCGGGGCCGCCAAGGGTTCCCTGGCGGGGTACCTGGTCCGGTCCCCTCCcgccgcggccgcggcggcggcggcttcgtcgGCGGCCCTGGCCGGCTCCCCCTCAGGCGCCCGGAGGAGCCTCGCGGCGTCCATGAACGCCGACATCGCCAATTCCGCCGCGGCGATGAATGTCGACGCGGGCGattccgcggcggcggcggaggcgccgGACTACGGGGACGACCTGGAGATGAAGCGGTTCACCATGGAGTTCCTGTCCCATTACTGCAG CGATATCCCGTCTGTTATGATGCCTGATGCTGGCAAGggcgaaccagacaagcagcagaagAGGAGCGCGGTCAACTCCTTCTTGGCTCCCTGCGGCGATAGATCTGCCAAGAAGCAATGCGTTTCTCGTTGTGGTGCTGCCGAAGTTGCAAGGGTTAAG GATTCAGGCGATAACATGCCCTTCAGATGCGTCAGTAATCATGGTGCTTCAGAACACCTTGAG GGGTTACACGAGGGGCCAAATCTAAGCGGTGAGGGATTTGCGGCCTTGCAAAGGTCCAGCTTTACCCCATATGCTGCGCAGAAAATGGCTGGGTTTTCTGCAGCACCTGGAGAGACCCCAAAATCTGCATCCTCCCTGATATCACCAGGGGAGGACTTCTGGAATGCTGCAATGGAATTTGCTGATGACGTCTCTGCTATGGCTGGTAAGGGTCCTCGAAGGCGACACTGCGATGCGGCTGAGGACAAGTCGTCCTGTGCAGTTGCACTGGGTTCTAAGACTCTTCCTAGATCAGGAAATGAGGAATTTAACTGTGAAAATACAGTAGGCAGCAATCCTATGAAGCAGATAGACACGTTCTCAAATGCAATAGAATTAGCGGCAGCGAATAGACAGCATAAGAACAACTCTCCTTTGCCTGTGAAGCATTTGGACTTCTTTCATGAGGATGCAATTCAAGTTTCAGGCCTGGAAGGTAAAGAAAAAGGTGACACTGTTCCTGGAAGTGCACAAGTGAACCAGGGTCGACCGAAGGACAGTAGCTTTCATAGAACGGAAAACCTCATGCATTCTGTAAATAACATGAAGGCAATTACTTCTAATCCAGACAACGATTCTCCGGTCATGATTCCTGGTGAAGGTCTGTTCAAGTCAAAAACAGCAGGGATGGGTCATTCAATTGATGCGGGCGGCAGAGGTTCTTGTATGATTAAGAGTGACCTCAATCAACCGACCCATGGTGAGATTAAATCGCTTGCTGCAAATTCAAATTCTTGCAAGCCTAACAGAGATTCCAAGAGTAAGTTTGCTTCTCAAAGAGTGGAAGCTTGCACTCCTACCAGCTCTGTTCCTCTAAAGGATCACTCCAAGCTCTCAAGCTGGCTCCCTCATGAGCTTTGTGCTATATACATGAAAAAAGGCATTCCACAGCTATATCCATGGCAG GTGGAATGTTTGCTTGTAGATGGTGTCTTGGAGAATCGCAATCTTGTATATTGCGCATCTACGAG TGCTGGTAAAAGTTTTGTTGCTGAAGTTCTGATGTTGAGACGGATATTGTCCAGTCAAAAGATAGCAATTCTAGTCCTTCCGTATGTTTCATTATGTGCTGAAAAG GCTGAACATCTCGAGCAGCTTCTTGCGCCACTGGGTAAGCATGTCCGTAGCTACTATGGAAACCAGGGGGGAGGATCGCTTCCTAAAGATACATCAGTTGCTGTATGTACCATAGAGAAGGCAAATTCTTTGGTAAACAAGTTGCTGGAGGATGGCCGCCTTTCTGAGCTTGGTATAATTGTAATAGATGAGCTTCATATG GTTGGTGACCAGCACAGAGGGTACCTTTTGGAGCTGATGCTCACAAAACTTCGGTATGCCGCTGGTGAAGGAAATTCAGAGTCATCTAGTGGAGAAACTTCAGGTTCTAGCAGTGGGAAGGCGGGTACCACTCATGGATTACAGATTATCGGTATGAGTGCTACTATGCCCAATGTTGCAGCTGTAGCTGACTGGCTTCAA GCCGCACTTTATCAAACTGCCTTTCGACCCGTCCCATTGGAGGAGTTTATCAAAGTTGGTAATAAAATATTTGACAAAGACATGAACATTGTATGCGTACTTCCCAAAATAGCTGATATTGGTGGTAAGGATCCAGACCATATTGTTGAGTTGTGCAATGAG GTTGTTCTGGAGGGCCATTCTGTTCTTTTGTTTTGCTCCAGCCGAAAAGGCTGTGAATCAACTGCAAAGCATATTGCGAAGTACTTGAAAGTAGCTAATGTTAGTTCAAAAGATGTTGGCTCAGAGTTCCGAGATGCTGCATCTGCAGTTGAAGCCTTGAAGAGGTGTCCTGCTGGGTTAGATCCTGTATTGGAAGAAACCCTTCCATTTGGTGTTGCATACCACCATGCTGGTCTCACG GTTGAGGAGAGAGACATTGTGGAAACATGCTACCGTAAAGGTCTTGTCCGAGTTTTGACTGCCACATCAACTTTAGCTGCTGGAGTAAACTTGCCTGCCAGACGAGTTATATTCAGGCAACCTAGGATAGGTCGTGATTTCATTGATGGGACTCGCTATAGACAGATGGCTGGTCGTGCTGGTCGAACTGGAATCGACACAAAAGGAGAGAGT ATACTTGTATGTAGGCCTGAAGAGGTTAAGAGGATAACAGGTATTGTTAGAAGTGATTGTCCCCCCTTGCAGTCATGCCTCTCAGAAGACAAAAATGGAATGACTCATGCAATTATGGAGGTTGTTGCTGGCGGGATCGTGCAAACTGCAAGTGATATTCATCGATATGTGAGGTGTACGCTGCTTAACTCCACCAAATCTTTTGACGATGTCGTAAAGTCTGCTCAAGACTCCCTTCGTTGGTTATGCCATAAAAGGTTTGTTGAGTGGAACAATGACACCAAAATATACTCCACCACTCCACTTGGGCGAGCATCTTTTGGCAGTTCTCTCAATCCTGAGGAATCACTG GTTGTGCTTGATGATCTTTCAAGGGCAAGAGAAGGTTTTGTTCTGGCATCTGATTTGCATTTAGTCTACTTGGTAACCCCCAtaaatgtagaagttgaacctgactGGGAATTATACTACGAGAGGTTCATGCAACTGTCTTCTCTTGAGCAG TCAGTTGGCAACCGGGTTGGAGTAACAGAACCTTTCTTGATGCACATGGCTCATGGGGCAGCAATGCCTATTCGTGGAAGGCCCAAGAAAAACACTAGTGGAGGTTCTGGTGCAAACACTCTTATTAATGACCAGTCGCTTAGAGTATCTAAGCGCTTTTATGTGGCGCTGATGATATCAAGGCTGGCTCAG GAGATTCCTGTCACAGATGTTTGTGAATCATTTAAAGTTGCCAGAGGTACGATTCAAGCCTTGCAGGAAAATGCTGGCAGGTTTGCTTCAATGGTTTCTGCCTTCTGTCAGAGACTTGGTTGGCAGGATTTAGAAGGTCTTGTTGCCAAGTTCCAGAACCGTGTCTCGTTTGGAGTTAGGGCAGAGATCGCAGAACTTACAACAATTCCATTCGTCAAG GGCTCACGTGCAAGGGCTCTTTATAACTCTGGTTTGCGTACCCCTGTTACCATTGCTGAAGCATCTATTCCTGAAATCGCAAAAGCTCTTTTCGAAAATTCTTGGTCTGGTCAAG ATGATTCTGGGTTACGGCGAATGCAATTTGGTATAGCCAAGAAAATAAAAAATGGAGCTCGTAGAATTGTTCTTGAGGAGGCAGAAGCAGCCAGAGTAGCAGCATTCTCAGCTTTCAAATCACTTGGGGTAGAAGTTCCTCAGTTTACCACACCTCTGCTCCCAGCTAGTGAGGAGGACTCTCCACCTCGAGATGTCATGGTATTTCCTGGTGCAGGTCATGCTAAGTGCCAAGAGTCAGTTTTAGGAGCACGTGTTGGTGATGAAAGAAACATCTGCTCTGATTATGTTGCTCAAAGGGCTTCTACAGTGATTGTAGAGGAGGATCTGCACCCTGTTTCTTCCATTCATATTAAAGAGAGCCAAGGAATAGCAAACAGTGTCAACATTGCTAGTATGCAAGAAGCATCACCTTTATCGACGACGCCCAGCAGAAATGTGGCTGACAGAGGTCCTGTCAATGCACATAACTTCCCTGGAGGGTTCGATGGTTTCCTTGATCAATGGTCTTCTGTTAATGAATTTTCTTTTGATCTTCATTTTGTTAAGAGATCAAGTAAACTATCTTTGACCATTTTTGAAATTCTTGGGTTAGCTGTTTGCTGGGAAAATTCACCCGTCTACTACTGCAATTTCCCGAAAGACCTAACCCCAACTGGCAACAATGATTCTGTTGAACTGTGGGAAGGATTTAGGAGAAGATGGAGTAGAATAGTTGGCATTATGCAGCAAAAGAGTGTCAAGAAAACGACATGGAATTTGAAGATTCAGATTCAGGCACTTAAATCTCCCTGTATTTCTTGTCAACGGCTTGCTAGGCTTCACCTCAACCCTAAAACATTGAACAATATTGAAGTCCTAGACACCACATATGTGTTATTACCACCAATCTCTGTCTATAATGGGTTGGACATATGCTTGGTGGCATGGATTCTCTGGCCAGATGAGGAAAGCAAAACAGTGCCAAACCTTGAGAAG TTAGTGAAGAGACGGCTACCTAGTGAGGCTGCAGCGGCAGCAAATCGGGATGGCAGATGGAGGAATCAGATGCACAAAGCAGCTCACAATGGTTGCTGTAGGCGTGCTGCGCAGACAAGAGCACTGGGTTCTGTTTTGATGAAGTTGCTTGTTTCTCAAAATCTAAGTGATTTGATTGAAACAGTTGAGGGTCCATTG GTAAATGTGCTTGCTGATATGGAATTATGGGGAATTGGTGCTGACATGGATGCATGTCTCCGTGCGAGGCATATTATAATAACAAAGCTGAAGGAGCTAGACAAAGAAGCATACAAATTAGCGGGCAAGAGTTTCTCACTAAATGCAAATGCTGACGTCGCTGACATTCTTTTTACTCACTTAAAACTGCCAGTCCCAAAAGGGTGCGAGAAAGGGAAGTTGCATCCTAGCACTGACAAGCAGTGTCTAGACAATCTAAG gGATCTACACCCAATCGTCTCAGTAATTAAGGAACATAGAACATTGGCCAAACTGTTGAATGGCACATTGGGGTCCATCTGTTCACGGGCTaagttgtgcatccaatcccaaagGTACATCATACATGGAAATTGGCTTCAGACATCAACTGCTACTGGCCGTCTATCAATGGAAGAGCCAAATCTCCAG AGTGTTGAGCACGTGgtggatttcacaacaggaaagaaTGATAAAGATTTCACAAGCATGTCAATGGTTGATCATCATGAAATCAATGCCCGTGAATTTTTTGTTCCCACTCAA GACAACTGGTTATTGGTAACTGCCGATTACTCCCAGATAGAGCTGCGTTTTATGGCGCATTTTTCTAAAGATCCTGTATTGATCGAGCTTCTAAGTAAACCGGATGTTGATGTGTTTACTATGATTGCCTCAAGATGGAGTGGAAAAGAAGAGTCTTTGGTCTCTTCTAAGGACCGAGATAACACAAAGAGATTTATTTATGGCATACTTTATGGAATGGGCGCCAACTCCCTTGCAGAACAACTTGAATGCAGCCCAGCGGAAGCTGCACAGAAAATTCAGAGTTTCAAGAGATTCTTTCCAGGCGTTTCTTCGTGGCTACAACAAGCTGTGGCATCATGTCGGCAAAAAGG